A genomic segment from Methanolobus zinderi encodes:
- a CDS encoding PGF-pre-PGF domain-containing protein, with product MRTYKNKLPVRTTCFLIAITLLCLIYSAFPVSAQAVVSIYPSSPTVQTNQNFTVYVNIEPESPFVGAQTNIDFDSSLITAGAVTEGELFGGEQTLHIFNNGTIDNQSGTVSGLYAAVLGGNQVSDSGTFVEVEFISQDKTGYSDLGLSDLILSNSEGQAIPVSIETEGITVISAENEDTQEESSGASSGGGGGGGSDTSEDVENIDLKEVKSIYVLSDTNISYQFNEKNNPVTSISYHSLKTAGQITATIEVLKDISSTVTEMPAGKVYRHINIWVGKHGYATEENMGEISIGFSVPKEWMSDNEIKAEDIRLNRFSNGKWNDLQTSVVDENSDQVFFKSMTPGFSPFAITALEKSGSSVSTDENIPLDELSDTDEEVKGVELSEETEPEKETETSGQQLAQNSLLLLIASMFLLMIIRKE from the coding sequence ATGCGAACATATAAAAACAAATTACCAGTCAGGACTACATGTTTCCTGATAGCCATAACTCTTCTTTGTCTCATTTATAGTGCTTTTCCGGTTTCAGCTCAGGCTGTTGTGAGTATTTATCCTTCAAGTCCAACGGTTCAGACAAACCAGAATTTCACTGTCTATGTCAATATCGAGCCTGAATCTCCATTTGTAGGTGCACAGACAAACATCGACTTTGACAGTTCATTGATAACGGCAGGTGCTGTTACGGAAGGTGAATTGTTCGGTGGCGAGCAGACACTGCATATCTTCAACAATGGTACAATAGATAACCAGAGCGGAACAGTCAGCGGTCTCTATGCGGCTGTCCTCGGTGGAAATCAGGTATCAGACAGTGGCACCTTTGTAGAGGTCGAGTTCATCAGTCAGGATAAGACTGGTTATTCGGATCTGGGACTATCGGACCTGATATTAAGTAACTCAGAGGGACAGGCAATCCCTGTTAGCATTGAGACTGAAGGAATAACTGTAATTTCTGCCGAAAATGAGGATACTCAGGAAGAGAGCTCAGGAGCAAGCTCCGGTGGAGGAGGCGGAGGTGGTTCTGACACATCGGAAGACGTTGAGAACATTGATCTCAAAGAGGTAAAAAGTATCTATGTACTCAGTGATACGAATATCTCCTACCAGTTCAATGAAAAAAACAACCCTGTTACTTCAATTTCCTACCATTCACTCAAGACCGCAGGGCAGATCACAGCTACAATTGAAGTCCTGAAGGACATTTCGTCCACAGTGACCGAAATGCCAGCCGGAAAGGTCTACAGACATATTAACATCTGGGTTGGAAAACACGGATATGCCACAGAGGAAAATATGGGAGAGATTTCTATCGGTTTTAGTGTTCCAAAGGAATGGATGTCAGATAACGAAATAAAAGCTGAAGATATCAGGCTTAATCGTTTCAGCAACGGTAAATGGAACGATCTGCAGACATCTGTTGTCGATGAAAATTCCGACCAGGTATTCTTCAAATCCATGACACCCGGTTTCTCTCCCTTTGCGATTACTGCTCTGGAAAAATCCGGTTCGTCTGTATCAACGGATGAAAACATTCCTCTGGATGAATTGTCAGATACTGATGAAGAAGTAAAAGGAGTAGAGCTAAGCGAAGAGACAGAGCCTGAAAAAGAAACAGAGACCAGCGGCCAGCAGCTTGCCCAGAATTCATTACTGCTTTTGATAGCATCTATGTTTTTACTAATGATAATAAGAAAAGAATGA
- a CDS encoding metallophosphoesterase family protein — protein sequence MKLLLISDIHGNKEALDAVLKVPHDEVICLGDIADYGPSPAECIDIIRSRNMETVLGNHDAAVGTGIDCGCGYKYKHLSTSTREYTWSCLKEDHLTFLRQLPFKVEKVVDGHRLYFTHGSPRSNFEYILPETSDKEILEMLEGVNADILFTGHSHKAMIREVNDVMLINPGSVGQPRDGNPLASCAVFDTETLEAKIIRCEYDLESTCRCISEKMSNSEELVSILKRGY from the coding sequence ATGAAATTATTACTGATATCTGATATCCATGGTAACAAAGAGGCACTTGATGCAGTGCTGAAAGTGCCGCATGATGAAGTAATCTGCCTCGGGGATATTGCGGATTATGGACCATCACCTGCGGAATGTATTGACATCATCAGGAGCAGGAATATGGAAACAGTACTCGGTAACCACGATGCTGCAGTAGGAACAGGAATCGACTGTGGTTGCGGCTACAAATATAAGCATCTTTCTACATCCACCCGGGAGTATACATGGTCATGCCTGAAAGAAGACCATCTGACATTTCTGCGACAGCTTCCCTTCAAGGTTGAAAAGGTAGTTGACGGACACAGGCTATATTTTACACACGGGAGCCCGCGGTCCAATTTTGAGTATATATTGCCCGAGACATCTGATAAGGAAATACTTGAGATGCTTGAGGGGGTCAATGCGGATATTCTGTTTACCGGACACTCTCATAAAGCTATGATTCGGGAAGTAAACGATGTAATGCTCATCAATCCGGGCTCGGTAGGCCAGCCAAGGGATGGGAATCCTCTTGCCAGTTGTGCTGTTTTTGATACAGAAACCCTTGAAGCTAAGATCATAAGGTGTGAGTATGATCTTGAAAGTACGTGCAGATGTATAAGTGAAAAGATGTCTAATTCCGAAGAATTGGTTTCTATACTAAAGAGAGGATACTGA
- a CDS encoding putative zinc-binding protein, with protein sequence MAEKIKCSCESDNVGIFPCAGASNVGQLSNVIAVELHKAGVGNMMCTVGIGGRRSGLLKSAEGCERIIVIDGCPVNCAKETMEQAGINVDKHILLTDLGIQKNKDLDLETSQVKEVLSKVQKEL encoded by the coding sequence ATGGCTGAAAAAATAAAATGTTCCTGTGAATCCGACAATGTGGGTATTTTCCCATGCGCCGGTGCATCGAATGTAGGCCAACTGAGTAATGTCATAGCTGTGGAGTTACACAAAGCGGGTGTTGGCAATATGATGTGCACTGTTGGTATCGGTGGTCGCAGATCAGGGCTGCTGAAGTCAGCTGAAGGCTGTGAGAGGATCATAGTAATTGACGGCTGTCCTGTCAATTGCGCAAAGGAGACAATGGAGCAGGCGGGCATTAATGTTGATAAACATATACTACTGACAGATCTTGGCATACAGAAGAACAAGGATCTGGACCTTGAAACTTCACAGGTGAAAGAGGTACTGTCAAAAGTTCAAAAAGAACTCTGA
- a CDS encoding type 1 glutamine amidotransferase, with the protein MKVLVIKNISREGPGILKDSLENRKIEYDIADLEAGDTFPDPRDYDAVFVFGGPDSANDRTEKMEDEIAKVRTIIENDIPYMGICLGMQVLVKAAGGRVLKSDVKEIGFTGPDGEYFEVEICEGKENETFLAGLKNHFNIFHLHGETVELNEDMELLARGKLCRNQIVKVGRNAYGIQGHLELNFEMLNLWLEKDPELRALDSEKIRKDFQLIEEGYRKNAENLFSNFLHIAGLI; encoded by the coding sequence ATGAAAGTGCTGGTTATCAAGAACATATCAAGAGAAGGTCCTGGCATTCTTAAGGATAGTCTGGAGAACAGGAAAATAGAATATGATATTGCGGACCTTGAAGCTGGCGACACCTTTCCGGATCCCAGGGATTATGATGCCGTTTTTGTTTTCGGAGGACCTGATAGTGCCAATGACAGAACAGAAAAGATGGAAGATGAAATTGCTAAGGTCAGGACAATTATTGAGAACGACATACCATATATGGGCATATGTCTTGGTATGCAGGTCCTGGTAAAAGCAGCAGGTGGCAGGGTCCTGAAAAGTGATGTGAAGGAAATTGGATTTACAGGACCTGATGGTGAATATTTCGAGGTGGAAATCTGTGAAGGAAAAGAAAATGAAACTTTTCTGGCCGGGCTTAAGAATCATTTTAACATTTTTCATCTTCACGGAGAAACGGTCGAGCTGAATGAGGATATGGAACTGCTTGCGAGAGGAAAGTTGTGCAGGAACCAGATAGTCAAGGTTGGGAGAAATGCATATGGTATCCAGGGACATCTTGAACTTAACTTTGAGATGCTGAATCTGTGGCTTGAAAAGGACCCTGAGCTCAGAGCTCTTGATAGTGAAAAAATCAGGAAGGATTTTCAGTTAATAGAAGAAGGCTACAGGAAAAACGCAGAAAATTTATTTAGTAATTTCCTTCATATAGCAGGCTTGATTTAA
- a CDS encoding O-acetyl-ADP-ribose deacetylase — MSSCNTISVIMGDIVDQEVDAIVNAANNSLLGGGGVDGAIHMAAGPQLLEECRSLGGCPTGEARITRGYSLPAKHIIHTVGPVWQGGNAGEDLLLADSYRSCLELAMEHEIRSIAFPGISIGAYGFPVDRASVIAVSSIREFLQGTELLTDIRLVCFNQNAYDNYSSAVDRIFND, encoded by the coding sequence ATGAGCAGCTGTAATACAATAAGTGTAATCATGGGAGATATCGTCGATCAGGAAGTTGATGCCATAGTAAATGCGGCAAATAATTCACTGCTTGGCGGAGGAGGTGTTGATGGTGCAATACATATGGCTGCAGGTCCTCAACTTCTTGAAGAGTGCAGGAGCCTTGGTGGATGCCCAACCGGAGAAGCACGGATAACCCGGGGATACAGTCTTCCTGCAAAACATATAATCCATACAGTAGGACCTGTCTGGCAGGGAGGTAACGCAGGAGAAGATCTGCTTCTTGCAGACTCCTACCGCAGTTGTCTTGAACTTGCTATGGAACATGAAATAAGGAGTATCGCATTTCCCGGAATCAGTATTGGTGCCTATGGTTTCCCGGTTGACAGGGCATCTGTTATCGCAGTCAGCTCCATCAGGGAATTCCTTCAGGGTACTGAATTACTGACCGATATAAGGCTTGTTTGCTTTAATCAGAACGCATATGATAATTATTCAAGTGCTGTTGACAGGATATTTAATGACTGA
- a CDS encoding aminoacyl-histidine dipeptidase, with translation MDHITQEILDVLQEINSIPRCSKHEERIANWLKEWSLSNGFNVRYDSVNNILITVPASKGYETAPVVVIQGHMDMVCEKDPASSHDFSKDPVDQYIDGDWLKARGTTLGADNGIAIAMALVLAKDKDLPHPPLELLFTVDEETGLTGANALMPDFVSGKILLNLDSEDEGVFIIGCAGGLNITIRIPLEYDTLPEGHIICRLAVNGLAGGHSGIDIHEKRANANKILAGCLEAVFTDLNVGLISMQGGSAHNAIPRQAEALIAIPPHEYEDALSIVREMEENTASEYQEMDPTLSIRLLEQGEINECPLIKSKLVGDIIALLKQLPHGVARMSEDVPGLVETSNNLATITTCDNHLVILSSQRSSTDTGLTEMTKKIEDMSKSAGATVLHDGGYPAWQPDLDSALLQRSREIYVETFGEETDIEVIHAGLECAVIGSKFQGMDMISFGPTIKNPHSPYEKLYIPSVLKVWQFLTALLSSFS, from the coding sequence ATGGACCATATCACACAGGAAATACTTGACGTACTACAGGAGATCAATAGTATCCCCAGATGTTCGAAACATGAAGAAAGGATTGCGAACTGGCTGAAGGAGTGGTCCCTGTCCAATGGTTTTAATGTCAGGTATGACAGTGTCAACAATATTCTGATCACTGTGCCTGCTTCAAAGGGTTACGAGACAGCTCCTGTGGTGGTTATCCAGGGCCATATGGATATGGTATGTGAGAAGGATCCGGCCTCATCCCATGATTTCAGCAAAGACCCCGTGGATCAGTACATAGACGGAGACTGGCTCAAAGCCCGGGGCACGACATTGGGTGCTGATAATGGTATCGCGATTGCGATGGCCCTGGTACTTGCAAAGGATAAGGACCTTCCACATCCTCCCCTTGAACTGCTTTTCACGGTGGACGAGGAAACCGGCCTGACAGGTGCCAACGCGCTGATGCCGGATTTTGTTTCAGGTAAGATATTGTTGAACCTTGATTCGGAGGATGAAGGCGTATTTATCATTGGCTGTGCAGGTGGCCTGAACATCACAATACGTATTCCGCTGGAATATGACACGCTTCCTGAAGGTCATATTATATGCAGGCTTGCTGTCAACGGGCTTGCAGGTGGTCATTCCGGTATAGACATACACGAAAAAAGAGCTAATGCCAACAAAATCCTGGCAGGATGTCTTGAGGCTGTGTTCACAGACCTTAATGTTGGTCTTATCAGTATGCAGGGCGGCTCTGCACACAACGCGATCCCTCGCCAGGCAGAAGCCCTGATAGCAATCCCTCCTCATGAGTATGAGGATGCTCTTTCAATTGTCCGTGAGATGGAGGAAAATACGGCGAGCGAATATCAGGAGATGGATCCGACTTTATCCATCAGGCTTCTGGAACAGGGAGAGATCAATGAATGTCCTTTAATTAAAAGCAAGCTTGTCGGGGACATTATTGCTTTACTGAAACAATTGCCACACGGCGTTGCCAGGATGTCGGAGGATGTGCCCGGACTTGTGGAAACATCAAATAATCTTGCGACCATAACAACCTGTGATAATCATCTTGTGATCCTGTCCAGCCAGCGCAGCTCCACTGATACTGGACTTACTGAAATGACAAAAAAAATAGAGGATATGTCAAAATCTGCAGGTGCAACCGTCTTGCACGATGGTGGTTATCCTGCATGGCAACCTGATCTGGATTCTGCTCTTTTGCAGCGGTCAAGGGAAATTTATGTGGAAACCTTCGGTGAGGAAACTGATATCGAGGTAATACATGCGGGTCTTGAATGTGCCGTCATCGGATCAAAATTTCAGGGTATG
- a CDS encoding GNAT family N-acetyltransferase, with protein sequence MKIPTSLKTDRLLIRRYNSEDLEGLYRFFNNREVTRYTDMPASQSYGETKAFLDMLIDSYDSDEPTFAMAICKIDDGAVVGSCGFASAEFLPETQIYYAISPEFQGKGYASEAAAKLIEYMFLVLDIDRIAVYCSPENPASSKVARKIGLKYKGQVRQNERDAEHFLLTQEEYLSGDK encoded by the coding sequence ATGAAAATCCCGACATCATTGAAAACTGACAGGCTTCTTATAAGACGTTATAATTCAGAAGACCTCGAAGGGCTTTATCGATTTTTCAACAACAGAGAAGTGACACGTTATACCGATATGCCTGCAAGCCAGAGCTACGGGGAAACTAAGGCATTCCTGGATATGCTTATAGATTCCTATGATTCCGACGAGCCAACCTTTGCCATGGCGATCTGTAAAATCGATGATGGGGCGGTGGTAGGTTCCTGTGGTTTTGCTTCTGCCGAGTTCCTTCCCGAGACACAGATATATTACGCGATCTCGCCGGAATTCCAGGGGAAAGGGTACGCAAGCGAGGCTGCCGCAAAACTTATCGAGTATATGTTTCTGGTACTTGACATAGACAGGATAGCTGTTTACTGTTCTCCTGAAAATCCGGCCTCATCGAAGGTTGCCAGGAAAATAGGCCTGAAATATAAGGGACAGGTACGACAGAACGAAAGGGATGCCGAACATTTCCTTCTGACACAGGAGGAATATCTGTCTGGAGATAAATAA
- a CDS encoding thioredoxin family protein: MKIEILGSGCAKCKKTKEIVEQAVNEAGVDAEVVKVEDMDTILSYGVMLTPGVVVDGDVKIAGKVPSMDNVKKWIA, translated from the coding sequence ATGAAAATAGAAATTCTTGGATCAGGTTGTGCAAAGTGTAAGAAGACAAAGGAAATTGTTGAGCAGGCTGTTAATGAGGCCGGAGTGGATGCCGAGGTAGTTAAAGTCGAGGACATGGATACGATCCTCTCCTATGGTGTGATGCTCACTCCCGGTGTTGTTGTGGATGGCGATGTCAAGATAGCCGGTAAGGTTCCCAGTATGGACAATGTCAAAAAATGGATTGCCTGA